The Paenibacillus sp. 481 DNA window CTTCCTGCGCGACTACACCAAAACCTCTGCCGTGTTCACCGGCACGCGCTGCTTCTATAGAAGCATTGAGAGCGAGTAGATTCGTTTGGGCAGCAATTTGCCGAATCGACATCACGATCGCCTCGATTTGCTGCGACTGCTTTACCAATTGATTCGCTTGTTGCGACGACTCACGTGTCGACTGTTGAATCCGGTTCATTTGGGCAATGGTACGCTGAACAACTTCATTACCTTCCACCGCAGCGCTAGACGCCACTGCACTCATGTCAGATACCGTTAACGCTGATTCCGAAACGCGCTGAATCCCAATCGCAACTTCTTCCACAGCTACCTTGCTCTCTTCCGTACTTGCCAACTGCGTTGTTGAACTCGCAGCCACTTCCTCAATCGCGCTAGCTACATGCTGAGCGGATGCGGCGCTCTGTTCAGCATTCATATCCATGTGGCGAGCCGCTGATGTAACTTGATCTGCTGTTTCTTTTATATTTCCAATGAGCCCACGAATGTCCTGAACCATTTGATTAATGCTCTTAGCCAACTGACCGATTTCATCTTGAGATTGAATCGGAATGGCAACGGTTAAGTCGCCTTGTGCCGCCGTCATCGTCAACGCTGAAAGCTGCTTCAACGGCCGGATTGTCCGACGAATCAACCATACTAAAATCGTAATAAACACGATTCCCATCCCGACGCCAACTCCGATTGTCTTCCAAAAGATCGCAGTCAAATCATTATCAATTTGGGTATAATTAAAATCGACCGCAAACACTGCTACAACTTTGTCATTGTCGTCAAGAATCGGCGTCATCGTCGTTACCCATTTCCCACCTAAATCTTCGTAGACATCGCTAATCGCTCTGCCTTCCTGCTTCATGACAGCTTCTGCCTCCATCCACTTCGTGGGCAGAACATACAACTCCCCAGGCTTAACGCCGCTATCTTCAATAAATGCATCGTTTGCGAGCAAAAGTCGCTTATAGGTGTTTCCATTTTGCTCCGTAGATTGTGGGGAAAGCAAATAGCTATTACTAATAAAATCGTCACGCACCATTTGATTAATGTTTTCGACCAGCCATACAGTTGCTTGATCTTGCATGTATGCAGACAGCGAAAGCTTATTCAATCTTTGCTCCGCGTTAACGATACTGTCATATTCAATTTCAATCTGGTTCATAAGTGACCGATGGATTTCATTTAATTCATCATAATAAATACCCCGCTCCGCCGAGTATGAGTATAGGGTAAGAATAGCGGTTAGCAAAATTATAAGTGTAGACAGTATGATGGCCGATTTGACAACTATACTTCTAGAGACACGTTGTAGCATAAAAGCTCCTCCTTCATGGTTCTTAAATAACATGTAGTTAAGTAATAAGTAATAATTAATAAGTTGTAGTATTAGATAGCAATAGTTAAATCAAGACGGTTTGTAAATGGTCTGTTATGTATTAATATATCGTCATTTTTCGACAAAAATTACATGCCGAAAAAATGACAAAGCCGATGTCAGTCGCCTACGACCACTAACATCGGCCTATATATTTTATATGAAATTCGCAGAAGCACAAGGTGCTAGCGTCCTAGTTCCTCATTCCTCGTTCGTACTCACTTAAACCGGTACCCCTTCTATGATCGATACAAACGTGGACGTATGCACGATGTTGTTTAAGCGGAACCCTGCTTGCTCTAATAAGTACGTATACTCAGCTTGTGTTCGTTCTTGACCTGACGTCATCGCTAACATCTCTAAGTCAAACAAGTTGCTAAAATGTTTATTTTTCCCGTCAGGAATGATCGTTTCAAGCAACAGCAGCTTGCCGTCAGCGCGAATGCTTGCACGGCAATGTTTGAGAATTCGAATGGATTCTTCTGCCGTCCAATCATGAATAATATGTTTTAACACCAGCGCATCGCCGGACGGCACCGATTCAAAGAAACTGCCACTTACACATGCACATCTATCCGCTAAGCCCACCTTTTGCATATGTACAGTGGTCTGCTCTATAACGGCTGCTTGATCAAACACAATGCCGTTCGCCTGTTCATAATGGCGCAGCAACTGCTCCATGAGAAGACCGTGACCACCACCAATATCTACAATCGTATCAAATGGCGAAAAATCATACGCTTGCAGAACCGACGGGATGACATGCTGCGAAAGCCCTATCATGCCAGACTGAAACGTTTGTTCATGTTCAGGATGATCGGCTAAATACGGAAAAAGAAGTTTGCCGTTTGCACATTCAAACGGTTTTTTTCCCGTATGTAAGCTATCTAAAATATGATCCCATGCACCTTTACGATAAGGCGTTCCATATAAAAGCGCGTAACCACGAATCGAATCTGGCGTGTCCGAGCGTAAAAAGGAGCCTAGAGGCCCTAACTCAAATCGTTTATCGCCCAGCTCTACAAAAATATCCTCACAGCACAGAAAGCGCAGCAATCGATATAAGGTCGGTTCATCTGTTTGCGTGAGGGTAGCAAGCTCATGACAGCTACGTGGTCCGTCTGCAAGCAAATCAGGGATTTGCAGTTGGGTAACAGCAATGATTGAGCGAGGTACAATATCGCTAAGTATTTTTCGTAATAACGTTTCGGCAGCATCAGTCTTATCGGTTACAATCGTGGACATGTACAGCACCTCCAAAATGTGGGTGCCGAGCATTTTGCTTACCTGGTTGCGAAGTCTTCTGTTTGTTCATTAGCAAACTGTTCGACCCACCTGTATATTTCGCCGTAAGCATGAATATCCCTGTTTCTTCAATTCATTCGGAGCAAGCAAATGAAAAAGGCACAGTCAAATGAACGCAGTCTATTTTCTCCATGAAAATAGTTGCGTTTATTTTGATCTGCACCTTATTTTAGCGCAAACGAATGCAAGGGATCGTTATGATAGCGATTTCAGGAAACCATATTCGAGCGCAGCGTTGCTGGATTGAAGCTGTTTAAGCAGCTCTTCTTTTCCGATCTCATGGTGTGGAAAATAGTTTTCGATACCACCTTTAAATACGTGTTCAGGATCGGTCAGACGGATCGTAGCTCGTGTTACATGTTCCATAATATGAATAACGATAGCACCTATGCTCTTGTCATTGAGATGCTCTTGCTCTTGATGCCAAATCATTTCTTGCGCCAAGCTTTCCAGACACATTTGAAATTTCAGCAAATAATGATGAACCATACGATGCTTAGCTACAGTGAGAAAATAAGAACATGCGTGCATCCGTTCCCTCCCACTCTGCTCGTTCGGAATAACTATCAATCTTGAGTTACTTTATTTGTTGTAGAATTGCGCTTGAAAAATAGTTGACCCTCTCATTATGAGCCATTAATCGGGCGAAGTACTCATAATCAATGGTGGGCCATGTAAAGCCGACTTGTCGTAAAGCGGCTAGCGTAAAAGCGCAATCATATTGGATATGCTCCATCTCTGCGACATCATCGTTCAAATCACTTTCAATCTCAAACGCCAAATCATCTTGCAAAGCATGCAACAACAATAGCATCTCCTCAGATAGTTCACTATGGTTCATTAAATCGTGAATATACGAATAAAATTGTTCGTCAGATGTAATTTGAATCGTATATCCGAGTTGCTGTAAAAATTGTATCAACTTCTCTTGCCTAATAAAATAGGGATTCGTAATGTGATAAGTGTGACCAATAAAATCTTGATGGCTAATAAGTTTAATAATCGCTTGACTACAGCAGTCTATCGGGGTTAGCTCTACCTCTTGCGGTAAACTCGAATGGGGTGTCTTTTGCAGCACGATAATGGCTTTCATACTATTATAATATCGGTTTGAATCAATATTCGATTGAAATACACCGTCTGAATAACGGCCTACTAAATGACCGATGCGATAAACGGAACTAAGTAGCCCTTGTTTGCGCGCTTCAAATACTAGCTTTTCCGCTTCAAATTTGCTATACGAGTATACTTCGCCATAAAAATCCTGACCTCGATCAAAATCAAATTCCGTATATATACCGCCGATATCCCCTGAAACACTCAACGTTGACATATGATGCAGTCTCTTAGACTTTCCTGCTAGGCAAAAAGAGATGACATGAGCCGTACCTGCTATATTTATTTTTTCAAAATGAGCTTTTAGACCAAAATGGCGCACATCCGCCGCACTGTGGATAACGGTATCCACCAGCCCACACAATTGTTCATATTGAGCAGGGAGCATACCCAGCTTTACTTCAGCAACATTGCCAGCGACCAAGACCAGCCTATCATTCAACAACTCTGAGAACGACTCTTTCACGTTAGCAAAATAAAAATCCCACAATTTCGCCATCCGTTCGGCTATTTCTTGTTCATTTTTGCCGCGCACAAGACAATACACCTTAGCCTCCGTCGACACCATTAAATCATACAAGAGATGAATGCCCAAAAAGCCAGTTCCCCCAGTTAACAGCACATGCTGCATCGTTTGCGAGGTGAGTGAAAATCGGGTGGGATCTGGACGCATTTCTGAACGCATTTCTGAACGCAATCCACCCTCAGTACAATCGTTTTGATGATTCATCATGTTATCCCTTCCTTCTTTACAAATGAGTATGGGCGATTAGTCCGCCACTTTACTTGCCAAACATATCGCCAAATACTATAGGACATGTCTTATATATTTTGTGTTTATTAAATAATAAACAACGATTGCGGTTTGACTTCCACCAAGTCATTTGTTATAAATGGATTAATTAATTAATCCATTTAATTTTGCAACATATTAGCGTCATCGTAAGGTGGAGATTACTTATGAGTCCCGTTCTTTCCCGTCCCGATTATTATTTAGTTGTACTGAATCAAATGAACCAAGAGGAGCTAACATGTGCGCAAGGCAGTCTGGAATGGGAACTGCGAGAATTATTATGTCTGTTAGCACATTCTGTTCAAACGAAGCAGACTTTACATGCAGACATGGTTCAGCGTATAAATCATGCCTTTCAGACGTATCACGCTGTTCAACTGAAATTAAGGGTTAACGTGCCGGAGCATGTTCATCAGGAAACTACAAGCAATAAAGCTGGAACACCTAGACAACGGTTATGTCTTCATACTGAATTTGTAGATCCGCCTGACAAGCTACGTCGCGTATATATGGAAGCGATGATAAGTTTGCTTGAGGCGATGGAACAAGAACCGTTTGAATTACAAACGTGCGCACAATGTCAACACTGGTTCATCCCTTACCAGCGTGCACAAGTGGCTAAGTTCTGTCAGGAGAAGTGTCGCAATCGGTATCATTACTTACAAAAAAAACACGCCTTAATTCGGGAGGAAGTACGATGATGATTTTAAAATCCGACCAAGAGATTCAAATTATGCGAGCAGCGGGTCGTATTGTCGCTGAATGCCATGCCATGCTCGCAGAGCAAATTAAGCCAGGCGTAACGACACTAGCTCTCGATCAAATGGTCGAGAAGCACATCCGCTCAAGTGGAGCGTTACCTAGTTTTAAAGGACATCACGGCTTTACGGCTTCCATTTGTGTAGCGAAAAACGACGTGATTTGCCACGGATTTCCGGATACCAATCCGCTACTTGAAGGAGACGTCGTTACGATTGACCTCGGAGCGTTGTATAACGGTTATCACGGCGATTCCGGCTGGACTTATGCCGTAGGCCGCGTTGCTCCCGAAATCGAGCAGCTGATGGAGGTGTGCCATCAAAGCCTGCTGTTAGGAATTGAACAGGCAGTTGTCGGCAACCGTGTCGGAGATATCGGGTTTGCCATCGATACCTATGCCGAGCGCTTTGGCTACGGCAATGTAAGGCAATTTACAGGACACGGCCTCGGTCAACAACTGTGGGAGGAACCAGCTGTTCCCCACTACGGCAAGCAAGGAAGCGGGCCTCGATTGAAAAAAGGCTTAGCGCTTGCTATTGAGCCGATGTTTACACTTGGTGGCTGGCAAGCTTATGTGGAAGAGGACGGCTGGACCGCGCGTACGGTAGATCACTCTATTTGCGTCCAATATGAGCATACGATTGCCATCACGGACAATGGCCCAGAAATACTAACCAAGCTTTAATGTACGAATGTCCGAATTTATGTAGAGCGATATGTCACAAATGTACGGGCTATGCCGTTATACATACGCAGTACATTTGCGATGAGGAGGATTTAACATGGAAACAAGAATGAATATGGAGCGTGTGAATCCAAAAGGCTATGCGGCGATGCTAGAGCTTGAAAAATATTCAGCTTCGACTAGTCTCGATAAATCAATGAAGGAATTGATCAAAATTCGCGCTTCGCAAATAAACGGTTGTGCCTTTTGTATTGATATGCACACCAAGGATGCGCGCAAGCATGGCGAAACCGAGCAGCGCATTTATGCGCTCAACGCATGGCGTGAAGTGCCGTTCTTCTCACCCGAAGAACGGGCCGTGCTCGCCTTGACAGAAGCGGTTACCCTCGTCACGCAAGGGCATGTGCCCGATGACGTTTACAACGAGGCACGCCGTTACTTCGACGAAACGACGACCGCTGAAATCATTATGGCGATCGTCACGATCAACGCGTGGAATCGCATTGCGATTGCAACGCGAAAAATGCCCGCCCAAGACTAAGGGCAAGCATCTTCGCGAGCGCTAAATACACGTAACAAGCCTGGAAAGCTCACGCTGCTTCAAGCTGCTCAGACTGATCCGTTCAGCTTTGACAGCTTAGACAGCTTCGATCAGATCGGTGAGCCTACTCCAGGCTTGTTGCATATCGCCCTATTTGTTATCCAACCCCATAAATCATACATGCAACCTATGTTTGGGCTATATGGTCAATCAGTTGGACGTATTTCTCATATTTGACTTGCCAAATATCGCGTCTGGACTGAATGCCCCTGCCATCCAACAGGGCTTCAATGGCGTCCAGACATACATCCCATCCGGCAATATCTTTTGGCGTATGGCTTGTTAGCTTCGTTATTTTTTCGAGGAGTACTAACCGACACCCCGCCTGCTCGACTGCATCGCCTGTAAGTTCAAACCTAACTTGGTCTTCCCCCCACGTAAATTCGAGTACGGAATACGGTGTACAGGCCTTAATCTCCATTACTTCAAACGTTCCATCCTGCATATCGAACTTGATAGAACCGCCCTCACGCAAGTCGTCGATTTGAAGCTCAGAGAACCATTGCTTTAACTTATCGTTTTCCGTCAGCCATGACCATACCTCTTCAACAGAATGCTGCAAATGACGCTCGAAACGCGCAAGATAACCGTGTTCGACTTGTTGGATGCTAGCTAACATATGTCAATCCTCCTTAAAAAGAAACCCTCGTCTTATACAGACTCGGGTTCTCGACAAATGGGCATCTACTTTTATCATTATCCTTACATTTTACGCGTATACACGGTGGATTGCGGTGGTTGCTGCTCTTTCGGTTGTTCTTTCAATTGTTGGTTCGATTGTTGATTCGGTCGCTCGGTCGGTTGTGGCTTCTTCTTTCTCGAAAGTGCGATACACGCCGCAACAATGAGCACGCCCCCGAGCACCGTAATCCCATCTGGCGTTTCGGACCAGAACATAAACCCCCACGTCGCATTAAACAAGATGCCGATGTAGCGAACAACTTCAACGACGATTGCATTTTCATGGGTAAACGCTTTGGTAAGAAAAATTTGCCCAATCAATGACACG harbors:
- a CDS encoding methyl-accepting chemotaxis protein, which translates into the protein MLQRVSRSIVVKSAIILSTLIILLTAILTLYSYSAERGIYYDELNEIHRSLMNQIEIEYDSIVNAEQRLNKLSLSAYMQDQATVWLVENINQMVRDDFISNSYLLSPQSTEQNGNTYKRLLLANDAFIEDSGVKPGELYVLPTKWMEAEAVMKQEGRAISDVYEDLGGKWVTTMTPILDDNDKVVAVFAVDFNYTQIDNDLTAIFWKTIGVGVGMGIVFITILVWLIRRTIRPLKQLSALTMTAAQGDLTVAIPIQSQDEIGQLAKSINQMVQDIRGLIGNIKETADQVTSAARHMDMNAEQSAASAQHVASAIEEVAASSTTQLASTEESKVAVEEVAIGIQRVSESALTVSDMSAVASSAAVEGNEVVQRTIAQMNRIQQSTRESSQQANQLVKQSQQIEAIVMSIRQIAAQTNLLALNASIEAARAGEHGRGFGVVAQEVRKLAEQTGAAAEQIGSQLQAVALQTRQLSEVMDINAGEVEAGTAIVHTAGERFQTLHTSIQHVADHIQDMSASAQEMSAGTEQVSATLHNLASLAEGASHHSQSVAAAAEEQLASVEEMSATAAQLSRKMTELQEMVLKFTV
- a CDS encoding methyltransferase; the encoded protein is MSTIVTDKTDAAETLLRKILSDIVPRSIIAVTQLQIPDLLADGPRSCHELATLTQTDEPTLYRLLRFLCCEDIFVELGDKRFELGPLGSFLRSDTPDSIRGYALLYGTPYRKGAWDHILDSLHTGKKPFECANGKLLFPYLADHPEHEQTFQSGMIGLSQHVIPSVLQAYDFSPFDTIVDIGGGHGLLMEQLLRHYEQANGIVFDQAAVIEQTTVHMQKVGLADRCACVSGSFFESVPSGDALVLKHIIHDWTAEESIRILKHCRASIRADGKLLLLETIIPDGKNKHFSNLFDLEMLAMTSGQERTQAEYTYLLEQAGFRLNNIVHTSTFVSIIEGVPV
- a CDS encoding SDR family oxidoreductase, which translates into the protein MMNHQNDCTEGGLRSEMRSEMRPDPTRFSLTSQTMQHVLLTGGTGFLGIHLLYDLMVSTEAKVYCLVRGKNEQEIAERMAKLWDFYFANVKESFSELLNDRLVLVAGNVAEVKLGMLPAQYEQLCGLVDTVIHSAADVRHFGLKAHFEKINIAGTAHVISFCLAGKSKRLHHMSTLSVSGDIGGIYTEFDFDRGQDFYGEVYSYSKFEAEKLVFEARKQGLLSSVYRIGHLVGRYSDGVFQSNIDSNRYYNSMKAIIVLQKTPHSSLPQEVELTPIDCCSQAIIKLISHQDFIGHTYHITNPYFIRQEKLIQFLQQLGYTIQITSDEQFYSYIHDLMNHSELSEEMLLLLHALQDDLAFEIESDLNDDVAEMEHIQYDCAFTLAALRQVGFTWPTIDYEYFARLMAHNERVNYFSSAILQQIK
- the map gene encoding type I methionyl aminopeptidase — protein: MMILKSDQEIQIMRAAGRIVAECHAMLAEQIKPGVTTLALDQMVEKHIRSSGALPSFKGHHGFTASICVAKNDVICHGFPDTNPLLEGDVVTIDLGALYNGYHGDSGWTYAVGRVAPEIEQLMEVCHQSLLLGIEQAVVGNRVGDIGFAIDTYAERFGYGNVRQFTGHGLGQQLWEEPAVPHYGKQGSGPRLKKGLALAIEPMFTLGGWQAYVEEDGWTARTVDHSICVQYEHTIAITDNGPEILTKL
- a CDS encoding carboxymuconolactone decarboxylase family protein, translated to METRMNMERVNPKGYAAMLELEKYSASTSLDKSMKELIKIRASQINGCAFCIDMHTKDARKHGETEQRIYALNAWREVPFFSPEERAVLALTEAVTLVTQGHVPDDVYNEARRYFDETTTAEIIMAIVTINAWNRIAIATRKMPAQD
- a CDS encoding SRPBCC family protein; protein product: MLASIQQVEHGYLARFERHLQHSVEEVWSWLTENDKLKQWFSELQIDDLREGGSIKFDMQDGTFEVMEIKACTPYSVLEFTWGEDQVRFELTGDAVEQAGCRLVLLEKITKLTSHTPKDIAGWDVCLDAIEALLDGRGIQSRRDIWQVKYEKYVQLIDHIAQT